Below is a genomic region from Brassica oleracea var. oleracea cultivar TO1000 chromosome C9, BOL, whole genome shotgun sequence.
TGTTTTCAATGATTTAATGTGATTTGCCTCTGTTATATTATAAGTGATGTTGAAAGTATATATGATAAAAGCTCTTTTGTGATAATGTGTTGTTATAATTGCGTCAATGTGTTATTAGTACATGATTCAAGAAACTGTTGATCCGGGTTTTGCTAGATCAGTCCTTCATGAACTGGTCGATCAGATAGCCATTACTCATTAGGCACCATGACTCGAGACTCCATCGAAGCCTGCATGCAACAACAACGTTTTTCAAGAACTCATATGTTAAAAGTGTCTTGAATGAATATAGCTTCTTATTAGTCTATCTTCCTCAAAGACTCCAGCTGGTACAGAAGGTTTCGTAATGGCATCTGGGCCGATTGAGAAACATGTTGACAAGCCCGTTAAGCCCAGTGAAGTCTCAATACTAGCCGTTGATACAGTTCTGAGTAAAAGGAAGAACTTGAGCTCTTGTCGTCTTCTATGTACGGAGAAGCCAGCTCAGAGGAGATAAGAGCATCCTATCCTTACCGTGAACCGATTCCAGCTACTTGATGTTGGCGTGTGCTAACTTAAGCTTTAGGTTAAGATGTACCCTTGTGCCTCCTCATGTATATAAGAGGCTAGCGATGTATTAGGGTTTGGTAAGTTGAATGAAATATTGAAGTTACAGTTTCATCTCTTTCCATTCTTGTGTGTTTCACAGCACCAAGGTTTAGCTCCGTAATCTTATGTGGAAAAGCTTCATGGTAATCATTTCCCAACAGGCTACCGGCATTGCTCACAGAACTGTACGTTCGAAGTTGGAATGGCTCTCCTCAGACATCTCTACAACACCTAGAGCAGATCGTCCATCATTAAGAGTGTCTGGCCGGTACATGCTCATCCTCTCTAAGCTGTGTCTTCCTACATAAAATAAAAAAAATAAAAATAACGTGTGTAACTCAACCTATTGGCTATTGGGCACGAAACCTTTATTCAACATATAGCATCATTGGCTTGTCCTTTCCTGCAAAACCCAGTAAGGAAACGGAAGGTTCCCATCCACTATGTAGAGATTATGTAGGCTCAGTGGACTGTAGATTTAAGCCCAGTAAGGAAACAGAAGGTCCCATCCACTTATTGTCATTGTCGGTGACTCAGTGTCGGTGCGGTATCTCGGCTGTTGTGTTCACATAGCAGATTCTTCGACGAGGTTTTTAATTACTCTTGGAACCTTACTAATACATAAGAAAACTATACAAATTAACATTAATACAAGTAATAATATTACACGAAAATCTCTTAGTACAAGTACATTATTATATATTTTCAAACATTAAAATAATTATTCATTTACAACCATCAGATCCATCACGTGAACATTTGCGCCGAGATTTTGGACTCTTTCAAAAGTACAGCTCTATCATTATTATATTTATAAAAATAATCATAATATAATATATATACTAACCAGATCAAAATTTACGGCTGATTTACAAAAATTTAGCCTCTTAAGTTAATAGACAATTAATAAAATGTACTCTATAATAAGTGTGATTAGTGTTCGTTAAACAACAAAGAAAACAAAAAAGACAAAAGCCTGCAGCTACTTAAACTTCTTCTCTTGCCTCTTATCTTCACTCTTCACTACCAAACACTAAACACTCTGGTTCTCGTATTTAAACCATACCTATACATACGCACTCATTTATACATAGTCATGGGAGAAGGAGAAGCAAAAGCTGAGCAAGCAGCCAAAGCAGACCACAAGAATGCTCCCTCCGCTTCTTCCACGCCTGAATCTTACTCCAAAGACAGCGAAGGAGGAGGCGGCGGAGGTGGAGGAGATGCTCTCCGCGCAATCTGCGGCGCCATCTTCACCATCCTCGTCCTACTAGGACTCATCGCTTTAATCCTCTGGCTCGTCTACCGTCCACACAAGCCACGCCTCACCGTCGTCGGAGCCGCCATCTACGACCTCAACTTCACGACGCCGCCGCTAATCTCAACCTCCGTTCAGTTCTCAGTCATGGCCCGTAACCCGAACCGGAGGGTCTCCATCCGCTACGACAAGCTCTCCATGTACGTCACGTACAGGGATCAGATCATAACGCCGCCGCTTCCTCTTCCGCCGCTTCGTATGGGACATAAGTCTACGGTGGTGATAGCTCCGGTGATGGGCGGCGACGGGATACCGGTTTCGCCGGAAGTGGCTAACGGGCTGAAGAGTGATGAAGCGAACGGTGCGGTCATGATGAGAGTGGTGGTTTTAGGGAGGCTACGTTGGAAAGCTGGTGCGATTAAGACCGGACGGTATGGATTTTATGCCACGTGTGATGTGTGGATGAGATTTAATCGATCTTCTAATGGTCAAGTTCCTCTTCTAGCTCCTTCAACTTGTAAAGTTGATGTCTAGTTTTTAATTTTATTTTGTAGTAATGTTTTTTTGTAAACCTTTGTGTTAAAAAAAATGAAAAGATAAGTTTAAAAGTTAAATGTAATTGTAAGCTTTGATCTTCTGTTGAGAATAAATCCAGATATTATAGAATACATTCTAATCTATGATATTTATTTATTTATAGCTAGCTCTGTGCATGATTATTAGATGTTTTTAGGATGAAATTCTCGGCGGAATATAAGAATCTGTCTTTTAATTTTTAACTAAAAAAACTAAGAACCGATTCTTAAAATTCTTATTTAAAAACCGGTTCTTAAAACTAACTAGTTCTTAGTTTGATGAGTTATATATTATTGTGGGTAGTAGTGTATCTTACATGGCATGTGGCTATCTTACATGGCATGTGGCGTAGACATAAACTGATAACATAACAGGGGATCCCAACATAACAGCTCATTATGTTGTCTCAAGAGTCAAGACATATGGCCTCTTCATGCAATATCCATCGCAACACGATCCATATTTTCTGTTCTTGTTTGACTTATAATATATTTTCGAAGACCTTGAATAATTGTTAAGACTTCTGTTTATAATTATCAAGTTTGAAAGTTTGTATCATTATAATTAAGTTCTCATTTGAATATTAAATTATGTGGTATGATATATTTGTTGTGATAAATATTTGAACTTAATTAAAATCTAAAATAGAAGCTATTTAATATTTATACAATTTATCTTATAATGGATATATTTAAATTGGTGTTTATGACTATGCATTTGCGATTATGTATGACGCTTTCTTTTTTTTTTTTTTGGCAAAACTCTATATATGAGTTATTTCGCACGAGCATGATTTATTCCATAAAAAATATTATAGTTGATTAAATGATTAAAAGGAAGTGGAAGCACCCTTGTTCCAGTGGTTTGACTAAGGGTTCATTAATAGTTCTACACCCGGAGGTCTGAGGTTCAAACACCAGAAAATACCAAATTATGCAGATTATGGAGAAATAGGTTACAAGAGATCTTCAGCTTAGTGCAGGGCGTACCATCGAACATGAATCTCATAGGACGGCTCGGAGTGATGCAGTCAGGCGTGTATTCTCACAAAGTGGTAGAATTGTCGGCTGTAAAATCGTCTACGTAATATTCTCATCATTGTAATAGCATAATTAATCAGACGTAAAAAAAAATGATTAAAAGGTAGATCATTTAAATATTAAATATTAAAACGAACCGGTACAAAATAAATGTACAAGAAAATTTTAATTTTATCACAAGTTTAATACCACCTTTTTAGATTTTACATTTAAAATAACTATATTCATGATTACTTTAAAATCTGTGATAAAATATTAAATTAATTTTGAACAAAAAACATCAAATTAAATTTTCTGGATTATTTATAAATGTTATAATAATAATTTTTAAAAAAATATAGAAGTTTATAATTCAACCATCTCTTAAATACTAAACCATAAACAATAATCATTAAAATTAATATCTAATTTTATTTTAGCAATTTCTTATGAATTAAATGAACATATTATCCAGCTTTAAGCCTTTAACTCTAATAACTAGATAGTTGTATTTTATATAAAATAAATTATAAATTCAATTACATACGCTTTTAAAAGAATATAAATTATTCAGTATATTAGTGCAAATCATCAGTGACATCCGACACATTAAAGGGCAACGCCTAATAGCCCCCTTTTTAAGAGTTAAGGCTTTGACCGGTCCGAAAATGTTGGGCCATACCATACTTCAATTAAATCTTTTGTATATTTAGAAGCCATCACGTATATTTTTTGACCCTCATTGCTCTGTTTTTTCATAACAAACTGGAAGGGCACTTCTGAAGTTGGGTCTAAATTTAACGAAAGCCCAAAGTACAATTATTTGAGTGTGTTTTCTTTTGCTTACATGTACTGAATTCTGTATGGGCAATTTTGGGTCGCTAATTATTTTAATCTTGGGTCATCTCTGGAAAGAAGTTATTGTTGGAAAGAAGGTATATATTATTATATTGTTGCTGTGAGGAGCCTATAGCAAAGGCTTCGCAACAAGAAGACATCCATCGTTGAGGAGAGCAAAGGTTCTTCCTTATGTTTTAAATAGATGTATTAAAAGTGTTTATATAATGCTTATTATTTTATTTTATTTTATTTTATTTTCAACTATATAATGCTCATTTTATCTTCTATTGTTTGTATAGTTATATAACCAGGTTTTCTGGTATCCAAGGATTAGTAGTTAATTTGAAAAGAAGACAATTAATACCTCGTCCGACCATACAATTTATTAGTTTACATTTTATTTTCAATTCGTTTTGACTTCAGAATAAGTAATCACCCGTCTCTTAGATTCGTCTACTACCTGTCTATTACAAGCATGCTTCAGTCTTTATATTCCAATTTCCAAGCAAATAGTTTTAAGATTTGTAATTTTCTTTAAAATATGTGATTTTCCGATAGTGATGTTATATTTATATACAAATTGCGTTCTCCTTTAGTGGATACATAAGCCATTATATATCTTATGAGAAAAAGGAAGTCCATCATTTTCGAAGAAATGAAATTCGTCATATAGTTTTTACCTAAAAGAAATAAAAGCTTTATCTCACTTTATCTTTTCCATTGCTTTTCCAAAAGAACGAAAAAGCCAACATATTTCTTTAGCAAAGAAATCGTAAAGAGAAGAAAAATGAAAAGCAAGAACAGACATATTTAGATCTTATTATGACAAATTAATGGGCTAAAATAACAATAACAAATAGTATTGCGAACTTAAGCTTTATCAACCCACTATTACGTAACTAAATGAAGCTGTTTCAACCATCGTTATAGTATCGCTGTAAAGAAAAAAAGAGAAGGGTGACGTTTAAGAGTTTAAGACAAAATACAATCAGGAAAAAACACAGCTCGGTTTGGAGTCTCTTTGGTCCCTTCCTTAACTTCTTTTGGTCAGTAGTGACGTTTCCAAATGTCGTTTGAAGATAATTACTGTAAATCAGTTAATGTGTATTTTTGCGTCGTAAGAGATTCTACGATGAATAAAATGAATAGGTATAAATGGTTACTGTTTTTTGGGTCAAACTGACTTTTCTAAATGAAGACGAAAAAAGTATTGTCAGTGTGCGCTCGCCGCTCGAACGTGTTAGCAGAAAAATTATAACCAAGACCCTCAGGCTCAGTACGATCATGCATGGTTACAAACTTACAATAAGCGACAAATATTCGCAGGCATCATCGCCTGCGTCAATGTCAAATATCCATTCACGCAAATGAGTGGGGCGCTAAAGAGAACTAAATATATTTTTCTTTGGATAATGAAACATAATAATTATTATTTTACAAAATCTTATATTATCGAAAACAGTTACAAAATCTCTATATATACCGGTTTCTTCCTTCAGTCAATCATTCATACTCAAAACCACTTAAAGAGGAAGAGCAAGGTAAGAAAAGAAAACAAAGAGTAGAGAGAGTCATTGATTATAATTTATAAGTAATTATTTTGCAGTTGGTTAATTATGGGTTATTGCGATGGTAAGTGGACGCCGGTAATTATTATGATTACGATAAACTCAGCGCTAGGCTTAGGTAATGCTCTGGTCAAAAAGGTACTCGATGGTGGTGTTAATCATATGGTTATAGCAACATACCGGCTCGCTATTTCTACCTTATTTTTGGCACCAATCGCATTTTTCTGGGAACGGTAAGTATATGAAAGTCATTGAGTTTGTTCTTAATATTTTCTAATTATTCTTTTAAAAATATTGTTTATTTGTTTATTAGGACAACAAGACCGAAACTTACGCTCAACATCTTGGTTCAGCTTTTCTTCAGTGCTCTTGTTGGGTTCGTTTTCCTTTTAATTTGAGTTGAGAACTCCTAATATACAGTTGTATGAATAATTAGAAGATAATACTATATGTATAATAGGCTAACACACTGAAAAAAAAAACAGAATACTTTTGGAATTTCTTGTTACAGTTTTTAAGTTTAAGGAATTGGGATTTACGATTTTTTTTTGTTTTAGATTTATATTTTAAAATTTACACTCTTTGTGTTACCCCCAAAATAGACTGTTTTACTAATTTGAAAGAATGCCCAAAAAAAAAAAGAATACAAAACTATTTTTATATCAAATTTCCGATTTTTTCATAATTTTTCATCGTAACCTAAGTCTAGTTACGATTTAAATGTTTTTTTGTATTTTAGGGCAAGTTTGACTCAGTATTTCTTCCTACTGGGGCTATCGTACACATCGGCTACGATAGCATGTGCTTTTATTAGTATGTCACCTGCGGTTACGTTCGTTTTATCTTTAGTATTCAGGTAAATGTTTTTTTCTATATTAATACTAAATGCAATATGGTTTCCATCATAACCTAACAAATTTTAACACTTATCTTTTTGTTTTGGGCGTAGGGTAGAGAAGCTAAACATGAAAAGCAAAGCAGGTATGTGGATGGTGATGGGCACTTTGATATGCATTGGAGGAGCCTTATTACTAACAATGTACAAAGGTGTTCCCTTGACAAAATTTCACAAACTAGAATCCCATCTATTGACGAACCATAACCCCGCATTGAAACCCGAGAACTGGATCGTCGGATGCGTGCTTCTCTTCGCGGGTAGTAGCTGTTTCGGGTCGTGGATGCTAATACAATCCAAAGTGAACGACAAATACCCTTGTCAATACTCAAGTACCGTCATATTATCTTTCTTCGGCACCATTCAATGCGCCCTTTTAAGCCTCATCAAATCTAGAGATATCACGGCTTGGATCCTCACAGATAAACTGGATATCATGACCATTATTTATGCAGTAAGTTTTTATATATAAGGATGGTATTTTATATATTTGACAGTATAGTTCTGTTCTGATTAATCGCAAGTCAAATTTTAGTAAAATATATGTTGAATTTAGCTAGTTAGTGGTTAGCGACACAAATGGTCGTTAATTTAGTAAACAAAGAATAGTGGTACAAATATAATTGTTTGTGTTTGCCTATTGGTAACTACTAAACGGTGCATATACCTTTACGGATGCAGTACGATATATATTACCAATCAAATCAATATATGAACGTATATATATCACAATCACATTGTACTATAGGGAGCAGTAGCACAAGGAATATGTACAGTGGGAACATCTTGGTGCATCAGAAAGAGAGGACCTATCTTTACTTCAGTTTTCACTCCGGTGGGGCTTGTCTTCGCAACTCTATTTGATTTCTCGATCCTTCTTCGTCAAATTTGTATTGGAAGGTACGGTCGAATTACACACACACATATATATATATTTTGTATGCATGTATTTGAACGTGGACTTAATTTGATATGTGTAGTGTTATCGGATCTGGGATTGTAATCTTCGGACTATACATATTCTTGTTGGGAAAGGTAAGGCAAATGAAGGAAGAGTGTGAAAAGAAGTTGCCTTCTCATTTTGGTCAAGAAGAAAGCCAAGATGATGAACACTACAAAAAGGGTCATCTTATGGTTGTTCCAATGACTCCTTGATATATATGCTCAGATTCCTTTTGTTCTTCACTCTATACAATATGTTGAAAGTAATAATTTCAAGCATAAAAGCCAACCAAGGCTATTATCAATTTGGTACAGAACTTTCCTCTTTGAATTCTATTTAATCTGCAGACCTGCTGCATCCATAAATAGTGAGCCCATCCACAAGTGAACTACATGGACGTAGTAGTCCAACGGGTCAACAAGCTGCTTCTTCTTTATTGCTTGTGTGACTATCTTTTATTGTATCCACTAGTTTAAGTTTATTTTAAAATATTTAGGCATTGATGTGTTGGTTTAGATTATTTGCATACCCCATCTATGTACGATATTTATGATTCTAGTTGTTATCTATTATGTATTTTAAATTTACTTTATTAATTAGTTAACTGTATTATATATGAATTAACGACTTCTAAATGTTTAAGAATTATTTATCTAAACTATTAAAAAAGAAGTACAACTAAAACTTAACCCTAATTTTTTTCTAATATTTATAATCTTTGTCATTGGAATTAACTCTACAATTTTACTTCATAGTCTTTAACGGCATAAGAAGCCCATTAACTATTTTGCATACCAACGACTTCTTTTGTATTTCGCATTAATAACAATAATAACAAACCCCTAAATTTAAGGTATGACATTAATAACAATAGTAAAGATACCTACAAAACAAGTTTTACAATACTACACGTTGTAGAATTTTATTATATTCCTTCAATGTATATCATCTACTTGCACCATATATATTTAATAAGAATAACTTATGTAATTTATGCCGACAAAAGCAAACTTATGTAATTTAGAACTTTTATTTTTTATCACCATAAAATACACTATTAAATATTAACAATTTAGGGGTGGACAAAAAAATCAAACCGAATCAAACCAAAACGATTCATTGGAATCCAAACTAAACCAAAGTATATGTCTAAATCATTTGGTTGAAGATTTTATCACCCCAAATAGTTCGGTTAGGTTCGGTTTTAAGCCGAACCAACAAATTAAACTGTTTTAATTAGATTAATTAATTATGCTAATAATATTAAGATTTAATATATTTAACCATTTAACATAAACAACTAAATATAATTTGTACATTTTACTTTTAAATGAAAAAATAAACACAACTAAAAATAAAATAAGAAAATATGAATCTCATACATTAATATCAAAACCAAAAAAAAAACGTAAGATGTCTATATTATTAAAACTGAAGTAACTTTTAAAACTAACTATTCTTTTATCCTAATAATTAAAACTTCCGCCATTGACTTAATAATCATTACCTTAACTATAAATCATTTATTTTGTTAAATTATTCTGTAACCAAACATTCCATTATTTTATAATCGGAATATGCTCTAATCATTTTTTACAAATCATTTTAACTAACTATATATCATTTTTAGATTATTCTAAAGGAAATATTCTCTAATCAATTTGACAAACATATTTATTTAAAATGTGACATACAAACTTTAAATATTATAATTTATTTTCACATACAAGATATAAGTTATAAATATTCGATTAAAACATATAAAATTATTTTTCAAATATTTTAAATAATTGGATGATTAATATCATTCATACATATATATTTAAATTATAAAAATAAAATAATTAAATTTTATGAAAACCATTTTCCTCAAAAGTAAACATAGAAACAAATGATTTGACTTATAAAAGACTTACTTAAAAACAAATCTATCTATTTTATTAAAGCAAAAAGTGAATTATTAGACATATATTTTGTTATGGAAAAGATTATTAAAAATATAAACATACTAATTGGTATTTTATTTTTAAAAATAAATACATAAAAACTGTTAATGTAATTAAAATTACTTACTGACGAATATGTTATATAAATTATCATTTTGATTGGTTTAGTATCCAACCAAAATATAAGCAACCTATAAATTACAGAAAATTAAAAACCGTCGATGTAGCACAAATATTATATACTACAGATCGAAAACAAACACTCTTATGAAGCACATATGTGCAACCATTACATTTTTGTAATGTAAAAAAAAAGTTTATAAGTTAATTCTATTAAAATAAATATCTGTGCAGATGCACGGATCAAACTCTAGTATAAGTTTATAAATCTAACCACACCCTCTGAAATATTAAACCTTAAAATGATGATTATACTCAAAACCTAAATGTCAAGATATTTTTTAATTAAATGAACTTTTAAAAATTGGATTTTCATTTGTGGTATTTCAAGTAAGTTCTTTCTTTCTGTATTTTTCTAATTATTTTCTTTTCAAAAGGATTTTAGAGCGTCCTTTTACTGATTAAAATAAATAAAAATGGAAACAGGAAAAGAAAATATGAGATAATATTTATACGAGAGACCGTGATATTTTTGGAGAATTTTTCTTCATATGTATCACATTTTCTATTTTCTATTTTCTATGATTATTACTTTTTAATACTAAAACTTACTGGTGAAAAACTTACGGTTTGACTGGTTTTATTCAGTGTTTTTAAAACTGGATCGGAGGGTAAACCCGATAATTATTTGAGTCATAGTTTAATATGGTTCTACCGGATCAAACTTGGTTCAATAATCTAGTTTAATATATTTTTAGTGTATAAATTTAAAAATAATGCTAGTAAATGATACATAATTAAAAGATAAATTAGTTTAAAACATAAAACATTATAAACTAGTTTTATGTTTATATCGATCGTTTATAGATTTTTTATAATTATAGTGATTTTCATCAGTTTAATAACTTTGAGATTTAATCCGGTTACGTGATCGGTTTATGATTGAACCAATTATTAGCTCTAACCTGGTTGTGTAACCGGTTCATGGTTGAACTTAGTCCAACCATTGGGTTAGTCCAATTTTAAAAATATTGGTTTTATTGTTACCACCAGCAGTGGCAAATAGCGGATAGTAATAATTATTGGTGTTTACATTGTAATCGTTTTACACTGCTCCAAACCTCTCAAAATAAAAAGCCGATTTGAATCATTTGCGGCTGCGGACGATTGTGAAAGAAAAATAATAATATTTTTAAAGATATATATAAATATAAATATAAAAATATTTAATATTTTAAAAATTGAGATAATATACTGATTTATATTTTATTTTATATTTTTTATTTGAATTATGAAAAATAAATATATTTTTTAGACACTAGTATATATATATAACCATATATATAAATATAAAATAATTTTAATTTAAAAAAAATAAATAAATATATATATATATTATATTTTTAATATTTATAATTATATGAAGTGATAATATTGTTAACTTATTATGAAAGCGTTGTTGCATTGATAGTCATTCAGTCATAAGATAAACGAACAAAATTTTAATTGTTGTATTAGTCATACAAATTACTTAATAATGTTTAAAATTATAAGTATTCGCAAACTTCTGCAGCAGTACCCGCAATCGTCGTATTTACACCAACCAAACTCTTAATGGTTCTTTCACCAATGTTTATACTCTTAAAACTTTATTTAACTATATGTTGATATACGAGAATATGACCCCTTTTTAAGTGTTGAAATTTAATTGATTTCTATATATTATTCCTTGTTAAGCATATGCAAGTTATTTGTTAAAAACTGATCTTAGCTGATTAAAACATCCACAAAATCAAAATCTGATGTTAGGATCTTTTATGAATGTATGAAATTTGAAAATTAATACAGAATTAACATGCTGAATTCGAAGTACATTTTAAAAAAAAATTATGTATTGTGTCACACATCCATTATGCAAATATAAAATTAAACTAAAATATATTTTAATGCATACAAGAAAAAATTAGAAATAAATATGATTTAATATATCAAGTAAACACGTTAGACATTAGGTGATTCTCGAACAATACAAATGATAGAGAAAATCGTTTATAAATTATTATTTTCTAAAGTTGTAACTCATAAATATTCTTACATTTATGTATACTAATTCCAATTAAAATAAAAAAACTTCCCCAATTTAACAAGTTGACAAATACATTAATATCACTTTTCGATGACTAAATTTTTTGCTCTTTTAATTTTTTTTCAGTCATACAACTATGTATTACTGGTGCATTAAACAACATAAGATCATGAATTAGAGGATCAATAAAGATCAAACAATAAGATCAAATTAGATGTAAGTCAATAATTATATATCTACGAAATCCTTAACTATCAAGTCATTAAACCTTTTAAACCCCTAAATCTAACAACTAGCTATCCAAACATAGTTACTGCAAAATTACAAATAGTATGAAAATGTATAATTAGATTACAAATATAAATAATAATTTAGAAATCTTTTCAACACACAGAGCTATTGATTCGTATCTTCAAAAGCTTACAAGGCATATCCATATAGAAAACACAAAATTTATAATCTATAAACGTAAAATGCAACTACGAAAGGGGTCTATTCCAAGAGACAAAAGGCTCTCTGTAAAGCATGGTCTTCGCTTCAAGGCATTAAAGTTTATGCCGTTCGAGACTTTTTATGTATACAAGAAGGTTGTTGCTTGGCCTGGCTCTCATAGTACCAAATACTAATGGACGCATTATAGAACAAGATCAAAGTAGCAATATTATTTTTTGCCTCAAATGATTTTACAAGTCATATTAATATTTAATACCCACCAGGATACTTTGGGATGTGTAATCATGATAGCTTATTTTCCACGTCAGTCATTCATATACAATAATTCACAGGTTATCGACAATTTTCTTTTCATACTTCCTTTTAATCTTTATCGTGTACATGTGATCTACAGTAATTTATTTATAAAACAATGATAAATTAATAAATATCATAAGTTTCAAACTGTATCGATTTAAAATTTTACACAAATCAATAATATAATTTATTTTGTAAAAAATTCTATGTAAGTATAGAATTCAGCTAAAATCATTAAATTATATATATAAATTTTATGTAAGTATAAATAAATCATTATATTATTATTATTTTTCCGAATGAAAGTCATTTCTATCTTATTTTAACACTTCAAAATATTTTGATAATATTTAATAAAATTATATCTAAAATATATTTAGAATTTATAATACATTTTGCATATACACTAAATAGTATAATAATGACAATGTGAATGTCGGGTTCATAAAATTTATTTAACATATAAATTGTGAAATCAATTTTCAACAATATATTTTAAAATTTATAAATCTAAATTTTTTTTGTAAATTAATATTTCTATACATTAATAAAATACCAAAATCCCAATATTATTAATTTATAAAAAATTCTGTATTTTAGATATACTTTAATAAATAAATATATTATACCAAGAGAAATTATATTCTTCAAAATCTGTTTACGTTACATCATATTTACGGTGAGATAGTTCGTGACAAAAACATGTTAGTAAATATAGATTTCTATCATGGACCAACTCAAGATTTTTATATTAACTTGGCTATTGATTTAATGTTTTTTTTAAAAGGGCTTCTGGTGATTTAATGTTTAGATGAGTGTTGTTATGTTCATTTTGACCTTCATATTGCAGTCAATGTTTTTCGGTGTGAAAATAAACGGTTTTAGGAAGACTTTTTTTCTCTCAACGTTTTAGGAAGACTATTTATTGTGTAATAAAAGTTTTTGAAGCCCCTCGTGGTAACTTCTTTTGTCGAGATAGAAAAAAAATCAGATCATTCTAATCTTTTTGTATCTTTTTTATTTTGTCTAATGTCCCCTCGTTGTTATACTTTGTGGGTGCGTTTGCTAAACCTTTTTAATATTTGATGGCTTTTGCTTTTTGCATGGCAACCCATACGAGATTTTCTTATCATTTACCAATGAAGCCATAAAGATATAACACACATGTC
It encodes:
- the LOC106315526 gene encoding protein NDR1, with product MGEGEAKAEQAAKADHKNAPSASSTPESYSKDSEGGGGGGGGDALRAICGAIFTILVLLGLIALILWLVYRPHKPRLTVVGAAIYDLNFTTPPLISTSVQFSVMARNPNRRVSIRYDKLSMYVTYRDQIITPPLPLPPLRMGHKSTVVIAPVMGGDGIPVSPEVANGLKSDEANGAVMMRVVVLGRLRWKAGAIKTGRYGFYATCDVWMRFNRSSNGQVPLLAPSTCKVDV
- the LOC106313786 gene encoding WAT1-related protein At4g01440 isoform X2 → MGYCDGKWTPVIIMITINSALGLGNALVKKVLDGGVNHMVIATYRLAISTLFLAPIAFFWERTTRPKLTLNILVQLFFSALVGVEKLNMKSKAGMWMVMGTLICIGGALLLTMYKGVPLTKFHKLESHLLTNHNPALKPENWIVGCVLLFAGSSCFGSWMLIQSKVNDKYPCQYSSTVILSFFGTIQCALLSLIKSRDITAWILTDKLDIMTIIYAGAVAQGICTVGTSWCIRKRGPIFTSVFTPVGLVFATLFDFSILLRQICIGSVIGSGIVIFGLYIFLLGKVRQMKEECEKKLPSHFGQEESQDDEHYKKGHLMVVPMTP
- the LOC106313786 gene encoding WAT1-related protein At4g01440 isoform X1 — its product is MGYCDGKWTPVIIMITINSALGLGNALVKKVLDGGVNHMVIATYRLAISTLFLAPIAFFWERTTRPKLTLNILVQLFFSALVGASLTQYFFLLGLSYTSATIACAFISMSPAVTFVLSLVFRVEKLNMKSKAGMWMVMGTLICIGGALLLTMYKGVPLTKFHKLESHLLTNHNPALKPENWIVGCVLLFAGSSCFGSWMLIQSKVNDKYPCQYSSTVILSFFGTIQCALLSLIKSRDITAWILTDKLDIMTIIYAGAVAQGICTVGTSWCIRKRGPIFTSVFTPVGLVFATLFDFSILLRQICIGSVIGSGIVIFGLYIFLLGKVRQMKEECEKKLPSHFGQEESQDDEHYKKGHLMVVPMTP